The Fervidibacillus albus genome contains a region encoding:
- a CDS encoding glycoside hydrolase family 13 protein: MEKHWWKESVVYQIYPRSFNDSNGDGIGDLCGIIEKLDYLKTLGVDVIWLSPVYRSPNDDNGYDISDYQAIMDEFGTMEEWEKLLRQVHDRGMKLIMDLVVNHTSDEHPWFIESRKSKESPYRDYYIWRPGKNGREPNNWESAFSGSAWEYDPETDEYYLHLFSKKQPDLNWENEKVRNEIYEMMTWWLDKGIDGFRMDVINFISKVPELPDGEVQSGKKYASGHKYFMNGPKIHDYLKEMNERVLSKYDVMTVGEMPGVNVEEAKLYTASERKELNMVFTFEHMDLDAGPGGKWDLRPMKLTDLKQVINKWQKGLNGVGWNSLYLNNHDQPRMVSRFGDDKIYRVESAKMLATFLHFLQGTPYIYQGEEIGMTNVQFSSIDDYRDIETLNMYRERVIDGNEPHEKIMEAIYAKGRDNARTPMQWDDELNAGFTEGTPWIRVNPNYKEINVKKALEDSNSVFHYYRKIIQLRKTHPIIVYGDFQLLDEDNENIFAYMRTYRNEKLLILCNFTGQTVSYFLPDQSIFHIQERFIGNYKEVMIQKDRITLRPYEALVFKGM; the protein is encoded by the coding sequence ATGGAAAAACATTGGTGGAAAGAAAGCGTCGTTTATCAAATTTATCCGAGAAGTTTTAACGATTCAAACGGAGATGGAATTGGCGATTTATGTGGAATCATCGAAAAACTCGATTATTTGAAAACTTTAGGGGTGGATGTGATTTGGCTATCCCCTGTGTACCGATCTCCAAACGATGATAACGGATACGATATTAGCGACTACCAAGCAATCATGGATGAATTCGGGACGATGGAAGAATGGGAAAAATTATTGCGACAAGTTCATGACCGAGGCATGAAGTTAATCATGGATCTAGTCGTCAATCATACGTCTGATGAACACCCGTGGTTTATCGAATCGCGAAAGTCAAAGGAGAGTCCGTATCGAGATTATTATATATGGCGGCCGGGGAAAAACGGACGTGAACCGAATAATTGGGAGTCGGCCTTTAGCGGTTCCGCTTGGGAATACGATCCAGAAACTGATGAATACTACCTTCATTTGTTCAGTAAAAAACAGCCGGATTTAAATTGGGAAAATGAAAAGGTACGGAATGAAATTTATGAAATGATGACTTGGTGGCTTGACAAAGGAATCGACGGTTTTCGAATGGACGTCATTAACTTTATCTCGAAAGTACCAGAGCTACCTGACGGAGAAGTTCAGTCGGGGAAAAAATATGCATCCGGGCATAAATATTTTATGAATGGTCCGAAAATCCACGATTATTTAAAAGAGATGAACGAACGGGTATTATCAAAATACGACGTGATGACCGTCGGAGAAATGCCCGGTGTGAACGTGGAAGAAGCGAAATTATACACCGCATCCGAACGAAAGGAATTAAATATGGTTTTCACCTTTGAGCATATGGATTTGGATGCGGGACCCGGTGGAAAATGGGATTTACGTCCGATGAAACTAACGGATTTAAAACAGGTTATCAATAAATGGCAAAAGGGATTGAACGGTGTCGGATGGAATAGTTTGTATTTAAATAATCACGATCAACCTCGAATGGTCTCCCGATTTGGAGATGACAAAATTTATCGGGTGGAGTCGGCAAAAATGTTAGCAACCTTCCTCCATTTTCTTCAAGGTACACCTTATATATACCAAGGAGAAGAGATTGGGATGACGAATGTTCAATTTTCGTCCATCGACGATTATCGGGATATTGAAACGTTAAATATGTATCGCGAGCGGGTGATCGATGGGAATGAGCCCCACGAAAAAATTATGGAAGCAATCTATGCAAAAGGTCGCGATAATGCAAGGACGCCGATGCAATGGGATGATGAACTGAATGCTGGTTTTACGGAAGGAACGCCGTGGATCCGTGTGAATCCAAATTATAAAGAAATCAACGTAAAAAAAGCGCTAGAAGATTCGAATTCAGTTTTCCACTATTATCGGAAAATCATTCAACTCCGGAAAACGCATCCGATCATAGTCTATGGTGATTTCCAATTGTTAGATGAGGACAATGAAAACATATTCGCTTATATGCGAACGTATCGAAATGAAAAACTGCTTATCCTTTGCAATTTTACCGGTCAAACCGTTTCTTATTTCTTGCCGGACCAGTCGATATTTCATATTCAAGAACGGTTCATTGGAAATTATAAAGAAGTGATGATACAGAAAGATCGTATTACCCTTCGTCCGTATGAAGCGCTCGTTTTTAAAGGAATGTAA
- a CDS encoding ATP-binding protein, giving the protein MKKRYLFLMISIFLIGLFGFRLLWMNVFWEQKQPSIQNGLLNLHNWDVDRGKVLLLDGEWMIYPSHFLMDDVEKSTETQPYEFIQVPGNWNDVFNSPFGYASYRLHILVDSENERNYSIYIPSIRSSSEVYVNGRLMEKSGQVAKNNNQYIAKNLPYTTTFTADENGVIDLVIQVANFEDIRSSGIVRSIKFGSADAIAKEMKFSFSMQLLTVVIFLLHSIYALILYFLGNREKKLLYFSILMFCAAIGISLSNDEKLFHQFFYIGYDWDFRLANITFLIGSYYLMECTDHRSLPYWRTIFPSFSTLVFGTVAITMFLTPTQIMMMFPVYFFFSGIAVLISTIAILHKLRNKKIDQFLILLSFIAFLHHFIWSIIWREQGISIVYYPFDLLISTGLFVSVWFKQYFEMYRNTKELASRLQRMNHQKDQFLANTSHEFKNPLHGILNMSQSVLNRERNTLNERSIKELETILSVGKRMTYLLTDLLDLMSLQDGKPRIQKRVIRIQPIVNGVLDMLQLMVDVKPVQIINQIPEDLPPVFADDNRITQVIFNLLHNAVKFTNEGKIMIHASLKNHRVFITISDTGIGMDDEMLKRLFQPYEQANSRKTMIEGGFGLGLSISKQLVEYHGGKLEVFSELGKGSQFTFSLELANVNSETACDFSSSTEKPEYDIPLVREKMRGEIKSVRKQIPFAERDSNRPVILVVEDDPVNLQVFETILPNEEYDVTMVTGGKEALALLDKREWDLVISDVMMPNMSGYELTQMIRTRFSLTELPILLITARSQPENIQSGFLSGANDYVTKPVDAFELRARIETLTLMKRNVRQQLQLESAWLQAQIQPHFIFNTLNAVIALSELDLDKMRDLLENFSRFLRNKFQFRNMDALIPIEEELDIVRSYLYIEQVRFGDRLQVQWEIEEQCNKLKLPFLTIQPLVENAIHHGLMKRIRGGKLIIRIAGDESMAEVSVEDDGIGMDDKQLKQFMERKFNGESGIGLINTDRRLKQTFGTGIQIQSKLNQGTKVSFFVNNDNSDLKSNDMS; this is encoded by the coding sequence ATGAAAAAAAGATATTTATTTCTCATGATTAGTATTTTTCTCATTGGGTTATTCGGTTTTCGTCTATTATGGATGAATGTATTTTGGGAACAAAAACAACCATCCATTCAAAATGGATTATTAAATTTGCATAATTGGGATGTTGATCGTGGAAAAGTTCTTTTATTAGATGGGGAATGGATGATTTACCCCTCTCATTTTTTAATGGATGATGTGGAAAAATCAACGGAAACACAACCTTATGAATTTATTCAAGTTCCAGGAAATTGGAATGATGTGTTCAACTCCCCATTTGGGTATGCTTCATATCGCTTACACATTCTTGTCGATTCGGAAAATGAAAGAAATTACAGCATTTATATACCAAGTATCCGCAGTTCTTCAGAAGTCTATGTAAATGGCCGTCTAATGGAGAAATCTGGACAGGTTGCAAAAAACAACAATCAATATATTGCGAAAAACTTGCCTTACACGACCACTTTTACAGCTGATGAAAATGGGGTTATTGATCTTGTCATTCAAGTGGCAAATTTTGAGGACATTCGCAGTAGTGGAATCGTTCGATCGATTAAATTCGGTTCCGCAGACGCAATTGCGAAAGAAATGAAATTCTCTTTTTCAATGCAACTTTTGACAGTAGTTATTTTTTTACTCCATTCCATTTACGCTCTTATTTTATATTTTTTAGGGAATCGGGAAAAAAAGCTACTATATTTTTCCATCCTTATGTTTTGTGCTGCAATCGGGATTTCACTTAGTAATGATGAAAAACTATTTCATCAATTTTTTTATATTGGATATGATTGGGATTTTCGCTTGGCAAATATTACTTTCCTTATTGGAAGTTACTACTTAATGGAATGTACGGATCATCGTTCACTTCCATATTGGCGCACAATTTTCCCTTCCTTTTCCACTCTCGTCTTTGGCACTGTGGCAATCACGATGTTTTTAACTCCAACGCAAATTATGATGATGTTTCCGGTTTATTTTTTCTTTAGCGGAATTGCTGTTCTGATTTCGACGATTGCGATATTGCACAAACTACGTAATAAAAAGATAGACCAATTTTTAATACTCCTTTCGTTTATCGCCTTCCTACATCATTTCATCTGGTCCATAATCTGGCGAGAACAAGGAATCAGTATTGTTTATTATCCGTTCGATTTGTTAATTTCAACTGGATTATTTGTATCCGTATGGTTTAAACAATATTTTGAGATGTATAGGAATACAAAGGAACTGGCCTCTAGACTACAACGGATGAATCACCAAAAGGATCAATTTCTAGCAAATACATCCCATGAATTTAAAAATCCATTGCACGGGATTTTGAATATGTCTCAATCGGTATTGAACCGGGAACGGAACACGTTGAATGAACGAAGTATAAAGGAATTGGAAACGATTTTATCTGTTGGAAAACGTATGACATACTTACTTACGGATTTACTTGATTTAATGAGCCTTCAGGATGGGAAACCTCGTATACAAAAAAGAGTGATAAGGATTCAACCAATTGTCAATGGCGTATTGGATATGTTGCAGTTGATGGTAGATGTCAAACCGGTACAGATTATTAATCAAATCCCGGAAGATTTACCGCCAGTGTTTGCGGATGATAATCGAATTACACAAGTGATTTTCAATCTCTTGCATAACGCAGTGAAATTTACAAACGAGGGAAAAATAATGATTCATGCTTCTTTGAAAAATCATCGAGTATTTATAACGATTTCAGATACAGGGATTGGAATGGATGATGAAATGTTAAAACGCCTGTTTCAACCTTATGAACAGGCAAATTCCCGTAAGACGATGATTGAAGGTGGTTTTGGTTTAGGGTTAAGTATTAGTAAGCAGTTAGTAGAATACCATGGCGGGAAATTAGAAGTGTTCTCAGAGTTAGGAAAGGGTTCACAATTTACTTTTTCGTTAGAGTTAGCAAATGTCAATTCTGAGACGGCATGCGATTTTTCCTCATCCACTGAAAAACCGGAATACGATATCCCCTTAGTACGAGAGAAAATGCGAGGAGAAATAAAATCCGTTCGAAAGCAAATACCATTTGCGGAAAGGGATTCAAATCGGCCAGTCATATTGGTTGTGGAGGATGATCCAGTCAATCTCCAAGTTTTTGAAACGATCCTTCCGAACGAGGAATATGATGTGACGATGGTAACCGGAGGAAAAGAAGCACTTGCCTTATTGGATAAAAGGGAGTGGGATCTTGTCATCTCAGATGTCATGATGCCAAATATGTCCGGTTATGAGTTAACCCAAATGATCCGCACGCGGTTTTCTTTAACCGAACTTCCAATTTTATTAATAACGGCGAGAAGTCAACCGGAAAATATTCAAAGTGGATTTTTGTCTGGTGCAAATGATTATGTAACAAAACCTGTTGATGCTTTTGAGCTTCGTGCACGGATTGAAACGTTGACGTTAATGAAACGAAATGTTCGACAGCAGCTACAATTGGAATCTGCGTGGCTACAAGCACAAATTCAACCCCACTTTATTTTTAATACGTTAAATGCCGTCATCGCATTAAGTGAACTCGATTTGGACAAAATGCGTGATTTACTTGAAAATTTTAGTCGTTTTTTACGAAATAAATTTCAGTTTCGAAATATGGATGCATTGATTCCTATCGAAGAAGAGTTGGATATTGTCCGATCCTATTTGTATATCGAACAAGTACGTTTTGGAGATAGACTTCAAGTTCAATGGGAGATTGAAGAACAGTGTAATAAACTTAAACTCCCTTTTTTGACCATTCAACCGTTAGTTGAAAATGCAATTCATCACGGTCTCATGAAACGAATTAGAGGTGGAAAACTTATTATACGAATCGCTGGAGATGAAAGCATGGCAGAAGTGTCGGTGGAAGATGACGGTATTGGGATGGATGATAAGCAATTGAAACAATTTATGGAACGAAAATTTAACGGGGAGTCGGGAATTGGTCTAATAAATACCGACCGGCGATTAAAACAGACCTTTGGAACTGGGATTCAAATTCAAAGTAAACTGAATCAAGGAACAAAAGTTTCGTTTTTTGTGAACAATGATAATTCTGATTTGAAAAGCAACGATATGTCGTAG
- the yhbH gene encoding sporulation protein YhbH: protein MDSGQFTLSQEDWSLHRKGHDDQQRHKEKVQEAIKKNLPDLITEESIILSNGKEVIKIPIRSLDEYKIRYNFDKNKHVGQGDGDSQVGDVVARDGSSQKGPGKGQGAGDEPGEDYYEAEVSLAELEEALFRQLELPNLKRKDDRELQTKDIEFNDIRKTGLMGNIDKKRTMISAFKRNALKGKPSFFPIYPEDLKFRTWNEKKKYESKAVVLAMMDTSGSMGVWEKFMARSFFFWMTRFLRTKYETVEIAFIAHHTEAKVVTEEEFFSKGESGGTICSSAYRKALELIESKFSPNRYNIYPVHFSDGDNLTSDNIRCVKLVRELMDLSNMFCYGEVNQYQRHSTLMSSYKHIKDERFRYYILRQKSDVFHAMKHFFQKKEAIEAF, encoded by the coding sequence ATGGATAGTGGGCAATTTACGCTTTCTCAAGAAGACTGGTCCCTCCATCGAAAAGGCCATGACGATCAACAAAGACATAAAGAGAAAGTTCAAGAAGCAATCAAAAAAAATTTACCAGATCTAATTACCGAAGAAAGTATTATTTTATCGAACGGAAAAGAAGTGATTAAAATTCCGATTCGTTCCCTCGATGAATATAAAATTCGTTACAATTTCGATAAAAATAAACATGTTGGTCAAGGAGATGGAGACAGTCAAGTAGGTGATGTTGTTGCCCGGGACGGTTCCAGTCAGAAAGGTCCTGGGAAAGGTCAAGGAGCTGGAGATGAGCCGGGAGAAGATTATTATGAAGCGGAAGTATCCCTTGCCGAATTGGAAGAAGCCCTTTTCCGTCAACTGGAATTACCAAATTTGAAACGGAAGGATGATCGGGAATTACAGACGAAAGATATCGAGTTTAACGACATTCGCAAAACCGGTCTTATGGGCAATATCGATAAAAAACGAACGATGATATCTGCTTTCAAACGAAATGCATTAAAAGGAAAGCCGTCCTTTTTCCCGATTTATCCAGAAGATTTGAAATTCCGTACGTGGAATGAAAAGAAAAAATACGAATCGAAAGCTGTCGTTCTTGCGATGATGGATACAAGTGGAAGTATGGGCGTTTGGGAAAAGTTTATGGCGAGAAGTTTCTTTTTTTGGATGACTCGTTTTTTACGAACGAAATACGAAACCGTGGAAATTGCTTTTATTGCCCATCATACCGAAGCGAAAGTCGTGACAGAGGAAGAGTTTTTTTCAAAGGGTGAAAGTGGAGGAACGATTTGTTCTTCTGCATACCGAAAAGCGTTGGAATTAATTGAGTCGAAATTCAGTCCAAATCGATACAATATTTATCCAGTCCATTTTTCCGATGGGGATAATTTAACATCAGACAATATTCGGTGCGTAAAACTCGTTCGTGAATTGATGGATTTGTCCAATATGTTTTGTTACGGAGAGGTGAACCAATATCAGCGTCATAGCACATTAATGTCCTCCTACAAACATATTAAAGATGAACGATTCCGATATTATATTCTTCGACAAAAATCCGACGTGTTCCATGCGATGAAACATTTTTTTCAGAAAAAAGAAGCGATCGAAGCTTTTTGA
- a CDS encoding PTS sugar transporter subunit IIA, which produces MLKKLFKKKENKIKQVILSAPVKGKFLPLEEVPDPVFSEKMMGDGVAIDPEEGKIVAPADGEVVQIFPTKHAVALKIANGAEILIHIGLETVNLKGEGFTAHVKEGQKVKMGELLVTFDIDQVKEKAKSMITPMIVTNGEDMQSVERLVKEKETQVLAGMTDVLEVYGK; this is translated from the coding sequence TTGCTAAAAAAATTATTTAAGAAAAAGGAAAATAAGATAAAACAAGTGATTTTATCAGCTCCAGTCAAAGGAAAATTCCTTCCATTGGAGGAAGTGCCAGATCCTGTATTTTCAGAAAAAATGATGGGTGACGGGGTTGCTATTGACCCGGAGGAAGGGAAGATTGTTGCGCCAGCCGATGGAGAAGTAGTCCAAATTTTCCCTACAAAACATGCCGTAGCGTTAAAGATTGCAAATGGTGCAGAAATTTTAATTCATATTGGACTAGAAACTGTGAACTTGAAAGGGGAAGGTTTCACTGCCCATGTGAAAGAAGGACAAAAAGTCAAAATGGGAGAATTACTAGTTACATTTGATATCGACCAAGTCAAAGAAAAAGCGAAAAGTATGATTACCCCCATGATTGTAACAAACGGGGAGGACATGCAAAGCGTTGAAAGACTAGTGAAGGAGAAAGAAACCCAAGTATTGGCAGGAATGACTGATGTATTAGAGGTATATGGAAAATAA